In the genome of Streptomyces sp. NBC_00259, the window TCAAGCTGGCGATGGAGCGCGAGGGCGTCGAGATGGTGCAGACGGCCGTCGGCGACCGGTACGTCCTGGAGTCGATGAAGGAGCACGGGTACGCGCTGGGCGGCGAGCAGTCCGGCCACGTCATCGTCCTCGACCACGCCACGACCGGCGACGGCACCCTGACCGGCCTGATGCTGGCGGCCCGGGTCGCCGCGACGGGCCGCTCCCTGGCGGACCTCGCCGGTGTCATGGACCGGCTCCCGCAGGTCCTGATCAACGTCCCGGACGTCGACAAGTCGCGCGTCTCGTCCTCGGTCGAGCTGACGGCCGCGGTCACCGAGGCCGAGCGGGAGCTCGGCACCACCGGCCGGGTGCTGCTGCGCCCCTCCGGCACGGAGCCGCTGGTCCGTGTGATGGTCGAGGCCGCGGACATCGACCAGGCCCGCTCGGTGGCGGGACGGCTGGCGGACGCGGTGAAGTCGGCGCTCGGCTGACCTCCGGGGGCTTCCGCAGGGGGGTCACCCCCTGCGGGCCCCGTGCGGGATTCCGGTGCCGTCCCCGGGGACGGCACCGCGACCCGGACCGCGGACGGTCCGTGCGTCGGCTGTTCGGGCGAGTCGAGCGTGTGGCGCGGTGAGGGCCGAGGGGACGGCTCGTACCTTCGGGTCGTATGACGTACGTATCCAGGGAGCGTGCAGCCGGACCCACTCGTCGCAGCGCGCTGGCCGGGCTCGTCGGCGGGGCAGGGGCCGCGATGGCCGCCGGGTGCACCCCCTCGGGAGCGTCACCCGCCGCCGCGCCCACCCCCAGCCGTTCGCCGGGGGCCACCGCCCCGGCGGCGAACCCGACGCCCGGGGCGATGACGCTCTTCAAGGACCCCGCGTACAACTTCGGCGGTCTCATGGCACTCGGCGGGGCCGGTTTCGGCGCCGGGGAGGTGGGCGAGGTGCTCACCGCCGTGAACACGATCAACAAGGCCGGCCTCTCCTCCCAGACGTACGTCGAGACCTTCAAGAAGCTCGGCGACCAGCTCATGGAAGCCCCGGAGGGCAGCAAGCCCGACGACCAGACCAAGCGCTTCCGCGCGCTGCGGGCCGCCCAGTACTACGCCCAGGCGCTGTTCTTCGTCCTCGGCTCCGACGATCCGGGCAGCGAGGAGCAGCTGTACAAGGCCGGGCGAGGCGCCTGGGACACGTTCTGCGGCCTGTGCGACCCGGCGCCGGTGAAGGCGAACGTGCCGTACGGGAAGACCCCGCTGCCGGTGTGGTTCTTCCGGCCGGACGGGGCCGACACGCGCCGCCCCACCGTGATCCTCACGAACGGCAGCGACGGCCAGAACGTCGACATGTGGACCTACGGTGTCCCGGCGGCCCTGGACCGCGGCTGGAACGCCCTCGTGTACGACGGGCCCGGCCAGGGACAGCTGCTCTTCGTGGACCAGGTGGTCTTCTCACCGACCTGGGACAAGGTCGTCACCCCGCTGGTGGACTGGCTGGTCGCCCGCCCGGACGTCGACCCGAAGAAGATCGCCCTGACGGGGCTGAGCATGGCCGGTGACCTGGCTCCCCGTGCCGCGGCCTTCGAGACCAGGATCGCCGCGCTGGTGGCGATGCCCGGCTGTGTCGAGCCCTGGCTGGGCTTCCCCGCGGAGATCCGGGAGATCCTCACCCCGAGCAAGGAGGAGACCAACAACATCTGGAACAAGGAGGTCGTCCCCGAGCTGCCGCCCGCCGCCGCCGCGACGATGAAGAAGCGCTTCGAGCCCTTCTCGATCCCCGCGATGCTCGACGCCCGCGAGGGCAAGCTGTTCACCGACTTCTACACGCCCGCCACGCGCATCCAGGCACTGACGATCACGGACGTCGTCGGACGCATCACGTCGCCCACGCTGGTGCTGGACTACGACGACGAGCAGTTCTATCCCGGCCAGCCGCGCCAGATGTACGACAAACTGACGTCCCCCAAGGACTACGTGAAGCTCACCGCGGCCCAGGGCGCACAGCTGCACTGCTCCCCGATGGCCCCGCAGCTGCACTGCGAGGTCGTCTTCGACTGGCTGCAGGAGACGCTGTCAGGCAGCTGACTTCCTCGTCGTGCGCTTGCGCTGGTTGT includes:
- a CDS encoding alpha/beta hydrolase family protein is translated as MTYVSRERAAGPTRRSALAGLVGGAGAAMAAGCTPSGASPAAAPTPSRSPGATAPAANPTPGAMTLFKDPAYNFGGLMALGGAGFGAGEVGEVLTAVNTINKAGLSSQTYVETFKKLGDQLMEAPEGSKPDDQTKRFRALRAAQYYAQALFFVLGSDDPGSEEQLYKAGRGAWDTFCGLCDPAPVKANVPYGKTPLPVWFFRPDGADTRRPTVILTNGSDGQNVDMWTYGVPAALDRGWNALVYDGPGQGQLLFVDQVVFSPTWDKVVTPLVDWLVARPDVDPKKIALTGLSMAGDLAPRAAAFETRIAALVAMPGCVEPWLGFPAEIREILTPSKEETNNIWNKEVVPELPPAAAATMKKRFEPFSIPAMLDAREGKLFTDFYTPATRIQALTITDVVGRITSPTLVLDYDDEQFYPGQPRQMYDKLTSPKDYVKLTAAQGAQLHCSPMAPQLHCEVVFDWLQETLSGS